In Castanea sativa cultivar Marrone di Chiusa Pesio chromosome 6, ASM4071231v1, a single window of DNA contains:
- the LOC142639542 gene encoding uncharacterized protein LOC142639542 — protein MEEESSGYLFWRCQRDRDIWSMSALFRESLVQHFGSFMDMLWYVALLQRALEYLGENQACLEVSVSPKQSAVNVKWTPPSPTRYKINVDGAMSKEQQIAGVGILIRDDEGHLIGACNKKIEAPLGAIEAEAKAAELGLQFVKDMSIQDFTLESNSLMLVNALKDLSPPHSSIAALV, from the exons ATGGAGGAAGAATCATCAGGTTATCTCTTTTGGCGTTGTCAGAGAGATCGTGACATTTGGAGTATGTCTGCTCTGTTTCGGGAATCATTGGTCCAGCACTTTGGGTCATTCATGGATATGCTATGGTATGTG GCTTTACTGCAAAGGGCGTTGGAATATTTAGGTGAGAACCAAGCTTGTTTGGAGGTCTCTGTGAGTCCGAAGCAGTCAGCTGTTAATGTGAAATGGACGCCTCCCTCTCCGACCCGTTACAAAATCAACGTGGATGGTGCAATGAGCAAGGAGCAACAAATAGCAGGTGTTGGGATTTTGATTCGGGACGATGAGGGTCATTTGATTGGTGCATGTAATAAGAAGATTGAAGCTCCCCTAGGTGCCATTGAAGCCGAAGCAAAGGCAGCTGAGTTGGGTCTTCAATTTGTCAAGGATATGTCTATTCAGGATTTCACACTAGAGAGTAATTCTTTGATGCTGGTCAATGCTTTAAAGGACTTGTCTCCTCCTCATTCATCAATTGCTGCTTTGGTCTAA